Part of the Desulfobacterales bacterium genome is shown below.
TTTTCTCAATTTGACCGCTGTCATATGCGGTAACCGATTCGGGCGGAGACTGGTCAGACCGGGCGGAGTGGTCTTTGATATTTCCCGTGACACCGCTATGCAGCTGGTTGAACGTCTTGAAAAAATATTTAGGCAGGTTAAGTCTGCCGTTGGCCTGCTCTGGGAAACACCCTCGGTGCTGGCCCGTTTTGAAGAAACCGGCAAGATTACCAGAAACCTGTGCCTGGATCTGGGCCTTGTGGGGCCGGTGGCCCGAGCCTGCGGGGTTGACCGGGATGCCCGGTTTGAATTTCCATCCGGGGTTTACCGGATGTCCCATATTCCGGTGGCGACCTGCTATACAGGAGATGTGTTTGCCCGTGCCTATGTCCGCTGGCTTGAAATTCAGCGGTCCGTGGTGTTTATCAAAGAGCAGCTGCGAACCCTGCCGACAGGTCCGATCATGATTGAAACCGGGCAGCTTGCTCCGGACAGCATTGCCGTATCGGTGGTGGAAGGATGGCGGGGTGAAATCTGTCATGTGGCACTGACGGATCGGCAGGGGCGATTTTTGCGTTACAAGGTGGTGGATCCCTCCTTTCATAACTGGATGGGACTCCAGATGGCCATGCGAAATCAGCAGATATCCGACTTTCCCATCTGTAACAAAAGTTTCAACCTGTCCTATTGCGGGCATGATCTATAGGGCGCAGCGAAAAGTGCCGGGGGCTGAGTGCTGAGGACGGAGTGGCCAGGGGTCAGAAGTCGGAAGTCAGAAGTCAATGTGTTTCCCATTTTTTCACACCCTGTACCATTTGTCATATAACCCATAACAGATAACAAACAACGGATAACCATATGTTAAAGGCATTAAAAACGCGGATTCAGCAGGGGTATCATACCATGGCCTATCCGGACGGTCCGGCGCCGGAACTGCCGGAACGATTTGCCGGTATGCCGACTGTCGATTCATCGAAGTGTCCGGAAGACTGTACCTCCTGCATGAGTGACTGCCCCTGCGGGGCGGTTTTCCGGGATACCGTATCCGGGCAAATCCGGATCGATACGGGGCGGTGTATATTCTGCGGGATTTGTGAGACGGCATGCCCGAACAGTGCCATTCGCTTCACCCGGGGATTTCAGCTTGCCGCCTGTCGCAGGGAAGACCTGATCGTCGGGCATGAAGCACGGGTTGCAAAGGCATTCCATGAGCTGTCGCACAAAATTTTCGGCAGATCCCTGAAACTCAGGCAGGTCAGTGCCGGAGGCTGCAATGCCTGTGAGGCCGACACCAATGTGCTCAATACCCTGGTGTGGGACATCGCCCGCTTCGGCATACAGTTTGTGGCATCCCCCCGTCATGCCGATGGCCTGCTGGTTACCGGTCCGGTTTCGGGACATATGAAGGCCGCTCTGGAAAAAACGTATCATGCCGTACCGGAGCCGAAGATTGTGATCGCCGTTGGCGCCTGTGCGATTTCCGGTGGGTTATACCGCGGTATGCCAGAGGTGAACAACGGCGTATCCGGTGTAATTCCGGTGGATCTCTTCGTGCCGGGATGTCCCCCCCATCCATTGACCATCCTGGACGGACTTTTACGGTTTCTGGGGAAGGGTGCGGCCAAAAACAGTCATGAGTCGTGAGTCGGCAGGTTGAGTCCTCTTTTTCCCGGACCTCCGATTTCTGATCTCTGGCCTCTGATCTCCGCCACGCTTAACTCAGTCCACAGCACTCAGAACTCAGTTCTGTCCTCTGATCTCTGATCTCTGCTCTTTGACCTCTGTCTTTTGTCCTCGGGTCTCCGACTTCTGATTTCTGGTTTTTTTCATATTTTCAACCGGTTCGTTTTGTGGTATCTGAAAATTCATGAAAACATCATCGGTAAAGCCATGGAATAAACTGGGGGTTTCCAAAAGAGAGTATCTTACGGCAAAACCTTGGAAAGAATATGGTATGACCCGGACACGGTTCGAGACATTTATTTTGAGCCTTCAGCAGGATATTATTACGGATGCAAAACTCAGGAAAGAATCGGATGCGGTGCGGGAGAAACTGTTCGGCCAGACCCGGGAATGATGCCACACAGTCGATTCCGCCATTACAGGTATGTTATTTCAGACCATTTTCGACTCTTTTCAACTTCGACGATATCGTGTTCATCCGGAAATAAGGTGCGCCAGCATGAAAGAAATTATTCTTATCAATATATCCGGATCAGATAAACCGGGGTTGACATCAGCTATAACCGGAATTCTTGCCCGGCACAGTGTAAATATTCTGGATATTGGCCAGGCGGTTATTCATGACACCCTTTCGCTGGGAATTCTGGTCGAGATTCCCAAAACCGGTGAACCCTCTCCGGTGTTGAAGGACGTTCTCTTCTGCGCCCACGAACTCGGGGTTCATACCGATTTTACGCCTGTTGGCGAGCAGTCTTACAACCAATGGGTCGGCGCTCAGGGAAAACCGCGGTATATCATCACGCTGCTGGCCCGGAAGATCACCCCGGATCAGATTTCCAGGGTCACCGCCATCCTGGCCCGTCACAAACTCAATATTCATCAGATCAACAGACTGTCCGGCCGGATTCCGCTGGGCAGTCAACATTCAAGCCAGAAAGCCTGCGTCGAGTTTTCACTTCGGGGCGAGCCCCGCGATTCAGATCTTTTGCGCAGAGACCTGTTTCAGCTTACGGAAACATTGGAGGTTGATTTCGCTTTCCAGAAAGATAGTGTGTTCCGTCGAAACTGCCGCCTGGTTGCCTTTGATATGGATTCGACTCTCATTGAGTCTGAAGTGATCGATGAACTTGCCAAAGCGGCCGGCGTCGGGGAACAGGTGGCAACCGTTACCGAACAGGCCATGAGGGGGGAAATCGATTTTAAAATGAGTCTCAGGCGGCGTGTTGCATTGCTCAACGGACTGGATGAGTCCGTACTTCAGGCGATTGCAATGGGGCTGAAACTGACCGAAGGGGCTGAAAAGCTCATATCGACGCTTACGGCCATCGGCTATAAAACGGCTATCCTGTCAGGTGGTTTTACCTATTTTGGCCGCTTCCTCCAGAAAAGACTCGATATCGACTACCTGTTTGCCAATGAACTGGATATTGTCGATGGCAAACTGACCGGAAACCTGAGAGGGCAGATTGTTGACGGGCAGAGAAAGGCCGATCTGCTTAAAGAAATCGCGAAAAAGGAACATATCCGTCTGGAGCAGGTCATCGCCGTGGGTGACGGAGCAAATGATCTTCCCATGTTAAGCGCTGCCGGGCTTGGAATCGCGTTCAGGGCAAAACCGATTGTGAAAGAATCCGCAAAACAGTCCATTTCCACGCTGGGTCTCGACGGAATTCTGTATCTGCTCGGGTTCAGCGACAGGGAGACGTTTTTAACGCAACCCCCTTCGTTGCATAAATAAAATGGTGATTTTAATAAAAGTGAACCTCATTGGGTATGCAACGTTGGGGGAAAATACAGGAGTTGATCCCCATGTTTGATGTAAATAAAAATGATATTCTGACCCGAGCGATACGCTATAATCTGATCCGGGGCGGCAGACTTGTCTATATCGATGTCCACGAGACGCTGTACGGGACATTGGCAGGCCGTTTTGTCGCTGTCCCCAACCTTGTCAATATTGTAGCAAAATCGCAGTATCAGGGAACCGGCGATACGGAAGAAGCAGCGCTGAATGACTGCTTGGGTAAAATCAGAGACGTTCAGATTCAGGATCTGTTTCCGGAAAGATCGCCCATGGCTGAAGGCGGTAAGCAGTAGGCAGCCGATAGGGGCCAGAGGTCAGAGGTCAGAGGTCAGAGGCCAGAAGTCAGAAGTCAGTAAATCAGAGGTCAGTAAGCGGCAAACCGTAATCAATATGGGGGAAAAAACCTCATTTTTGAATGCTTACGGCTCTATTAACCCAACAAGTTCAACAAATCCGATCAACCCGACAAATCCGAGCAACCCGAGCAATCCGACAAATCCGAAATAGGTTGACACATTACCGACTGTTATACCAGAATTAAATGGGTACCCGTTTTCGGGTCGACAATTCCTGCCAATCTATAACCTGAGGTGCTTATGATTTCCGCAGATCAATTGAAAAAATTCAGTATATTTTCAGATTTACATCCTGCGCAGCTGGAGAGGATCGCAGGACAGTGCCGTCTGATGGATATGGCGCCGGGAGAACCTGTTGTGCGCCAGGATGATTCGGCTTTGAATCTGTATGGTTTGATTCGGGGAGAAGTACAGTTGAGTCTTACGTTCACGTATCGCGTATTGAAGGCTGATATTAAATCGAAGAAGGGTGAACTGGACCGGCTTCAAATCCGGGAAAAACAGGTCGTGGTCGATGTCGTCGGGCCGGGAGAGGTGT
Proteins encoded:
- the serB gene encoding phosphoserine phosphatase SerB; protein product: MKEIILINISGSDKPGLTSAITGILARHSVNILDIGQAVIHDTLSLGILVEIPKTGEPSPVLKDVLFCAHELGVHTDFTPVGEQSYNQWVGAQGKPRYIITLLARKITPDQISRVTAILARHKLNIHQINRLSGRIPLGSQHSSQKACVEFSLRGEPRDSDLLRRDLFQLTETLEVDFAFQKDSVFRRNCRLVAFDMDSTLIESEVIDELAKAAGVGEQVATVTEQAMRGEIDFKMSLRRRVALLNGLDESVLQAIAMGLKLTEGAEKLISTLTAIGYKTAILSGGFTYFGRFLQKRLDIDYLFANELDIVDGKLTGNLRGQIVDGQRKADLLKEIAKKEHIRLEQVIAVGDGANDLPMLSAAGLGIAFRAKPIVKESAKQSISTLGLDGILYLLGFSDRETFLTQPPSLHK
- a CDS encoding cyclic nucleotide-binding domain-containing protein; translated protein: MISADQLKKFSIFSDLHPAQLERIAGQCRLMDMAPGEPVVRQDDSALNLYGLIRGEVQLSLTFTYRVLKADIKSKKGELDRLQIREKQVVVDVVGPGEVFGWSSMLEFGRQTATITCSQAGQAFCISADILKEMCRQEPKMGYELMSKLLRVVSDRLRNRTEKLVEIWGESFEIDDV
- a CDS encoding hydrogenase, with the protein product FLNLTAVICGNRFGRRLVRPGGVVFDISRDTAMQLVERLEKIFRQVKSAVGLLWETPSVLARFEETGKITRNLCLDLGLVGPVARACGVDRDARFEFPSGVYRMSHIPVATCYTGDVFARAYVRWLEIQRSVVFIKEQLRTLPTGPIMIETGQLAPDSIAVSVVEGWRGEICHVALTDRQGRFLRYKVVDPSFHNWMGLQMAMRNQQISDFPICNKSFNLSYCGHDL
- a CDS encoding 4Fe-4S binding protein, coding for MLKALKTRIQQGYHTMAYPDGPAPELPERFAGMPTVDSSKCPEDCTSCMSDCPCGAVFRDTVSGQIRIDTGRCIFCGICETACPNSAIRFTRGFQLAACRREDLIVGHEARVAKAFHELSHKIFGRSLKLRQVSAGGCNACEADTNVLNTLVWDIARFGIQFVASPRHADGLLVTGPVSGHMKAALEKTYHAVPEPKIVIAVGACAISGGLYRGMPEVNNGVSGVIPVDLFVPGCPPHPLTILDGLLRFLGKGAAKNSHES